The stretch of DNA TTTGCAGTCATTTTCGCTTCAACTTGAGGATCAGAATTAGAACTTTATCCAGAATTTGAATTGTCTTTTTTAACAGACGTGATATGTGTTTCTTGTGCGTATGTCATTTTtgcacaatccaatgcattttcaCTTTAGTACCTTGCAGTTAGGTTGACATTACTCATTACAGACATCGACTTAGGCCCTTATCCATGGTAGAATAGGCTCATTCTCCACCGTAGATGTAAATTTGTTCTGGATTTATAGGTTCTATTTCCAATCTATGTTTCTTGATGCATGGAGTCAGACAACTTTAGTACATAGCTGTCTTGGAACTAAGGAGCTTTACATCTTCTGATTTTTAACTTGTGTCTTAAGAATGCTAGTGAGCTTAACACTGTTCAAATGAAAATGTTGTTTTGATTGAATGAGCTTGTAAAGGTTTACAATTTTACCAAATACATTCTTCATTAATTAGCTTTCGGATACATATTTCCTGGATTTAAAAGCATATGCATTAAGAATAccctctttttatatatttgcgtGATCACTTTTATTGACCTATATATGTATCTAACTGTTGTTGTGTAAATGTCCTCGAATATTCTATTCATATCATTTGTTGCAGCAGTTGGAGTTAGCAATGTCAGGTCAAGTTGCTCCAAAGAATGTAGTTGAGGAGCCATCAGCAAATAGTGTGCAGTCACCACCTTCACCAAGATCTGTGatgcctcctcctccaccaaagACCATCACACCACCGCCTTCTAAGACCGTGTCTCCTCTATCATCAAGAAGCATgcttcctccaccaccaccttcTAAGACCGTGTCTCCTCTATCATCAAAAAGCATGCTTCCTCCACCACCACGATTTACGTCAACAACTCAACCTTCAAGATTACAGGATGACAGTCACATCACTGTAAAGAAACCAAATCCAGTTCCAGGTATATTATTAGATTCAAATCAATCTTTGGAAACGACTTGGTTCTTGTGTTTCAACCCTGTTGATTTGCTTACTCTTTTTATGCTGATTTGATATTAAATATTGGGGTTAACGGTAAACTTAGCATAACCTAGCAATCTAGCATCTGATTTATGATTAGTCACGTGTCCTGATGTTGCAGATACGTTAATAAAGCTGATGGAatatggagatgatgaagacgatgatgacgaTCCTGATGAGACATTGACCGTCAGATCATGACGGTGTCTTTAGAACCTTTTTATCTGGCAACAAAATGCCAATTTATGTTTGTAACAATAGAAATGTTGGTGTCTTGCTAATTTGGAACTTCATGCCCAAGGCCTTTATTAAGTTCAAATCTTTAAGACTTTTAATTACTAGTTTTACCTTTTGTTGTGCCTCTTAATCGTTATTAAGACATGATGGGGAAACCTTTCCCTTAGCTTTTTTATGCATCATTTACCAATAATTctatatagattatataataaTCCCTTGCACATTCTATAGATATCTTTTGAGTATTTTTCCCAAAACGATAGcgtgttgtgacttgtgagtatAAAATTTGCACTTTTGTTGATAATCTAATAGTATAATACCAATTGGTTAAAGGAGTTTTCGTCTCAGAACTCTCTAAAACATTTCTGACAATCTCAAAAGTTCCTTTCTTTTTTggcatttgtttttgtttttttttttaaatcgagaATGTGTTGTTTTACATTCTTGTGCATAGAAAATTtagatatttacaaaaaatatatgggTAGTATCCACCCAAAAAACTGAATCGGATCTAAGACccaaaaaaactgaatcggtttttaaaaaaaaaaactgtaaattaaAACTGCTCTTTCTCGTCACTCTTCTATTTCTTCGGGAAATTCGAAGCGATTTGGGTGAAACtgtagaactagggttttctcgTTTTCATTCAATCAAGTAAAAATCGAGTAAGAAGATGGCGAAAACAAGGGGGGGTCGTGTGAGGAGGAGTGAGcgtttgaaagagaagaagatctcagaaggagatggtggttcgaaAGCAAAATCCGATTCGCCGGAAGTAGGTGTGTCGGGTTTGAGTCCGGCGACAGTAGgaggagagagagctttgagtACGGTGGCGGAAGAAAGTGAAAGTCGAGTTTCGGAGGAACCCAATCCGGTGGTCGGAAGAGAAAATGCGAACGAAGTAGAGAAAGCAAAATCCGCTACTCCGAAATCAagtaatggagaagaagatgatgaagaaggaggagataacgAGAGATCTACTTCTGTGGAATCaagcgatggagaagaagaaggaaacgatgaaggggaagaaggaaacgatgaaggggaagaagaaaaagatgaagtggaagaagaaaacgatgaaggagaagaatgtgaagaaggggtagaaaaagacgatgaaggggaagaagaaaacgatgaaggagaagaaggtgaagaaggggaagaaaaagacgatgaaggggaagaagaaaacgatgaaggagaagaatcggaagaaaaagacgatgaaggagaagaatgtgaagaaggggaagaaaaagacgatgaaggggaagaagaaaacgatgaaggagaagaatcggaagaaaaagacgatgaaggagaagaagaagaagaagaagataaggagggAAGTTCGAACTCGGCAGGTAACTCGAGAAGGAGTACAAGCGAAAGTGAGATGGAGCACGAGGAGGACAACGATGCAAGTGTAAGTACAACAAGTCTGTGTCATTCGTTCGGAATTTGAAAACTCATTGGAATTTGAAATTGATCAAGTAGAACTGGTGCAACTAttggtgtagaactagtagaacttGTGCAACTATtgggtgtagaactagtagaactggtacaactaggtggtgtagaactagtagaactggtagAACTAGTTGTTGTATAATTGGTATAACTCATATAAAACTGATATTGTTGCAGGAATCGGAGGAAACAGAAGCGATGAAACCTTTAGGAATGCACTTCGAGCCTAGCcagtacaacaagaaaatcaagctatCGACTAGGtgtcatatttttgaaactttgaaaacgCTGGATAAATTAGAGCATCCACTAACTAGTTCTGAGAGGGATTGGTTTGAGAATCATCCACAATTCAAGCACATTTTTCACATGCCAAGGGAACCAAACCACAAGCTTATGGGAATGTGGATGCTCTTACTTCGAACggctaaaatcgaaaaaaagaaggaagcatgGTTTGTTGTGAATGGTGTTCCAATCCGGTATGGTCTGAGAGAACATGCTTTGATGTCTGGATTAGATTGTCGGTGCTATCCACTTGATTACAAGGAAGCCGGCGGTACCGTGTTTcgaaggaaatattttttacgaaaaaaaaagattacacttGAAGATGTGAGGAGACACCTATTGGTAATGCAACCAGATCGTACTCGTGATAGGTTGAAGATGGCGGTTCTCTACTTTTTAGGAAGCATCATTGCAGGCTATACAAAAGACTCGGGGAGAGATGCAATGGGTATCGATGATTTTGTTGTAAGCGCAGTGAATGATCTaggtttttgtgtgtcttttccTTGGGGGAGATTATCATTCGAGAACATGCTAGAAGAGATTTCCCATACAATGAGTCATTTTAATGGGGTCGTGGTTAAAGAGAATGCGTTATGGCCTGTTCCAGGTTTCTGTATTCCATTGGAGGTTagttagtttaaaatttgaagttttctCATTGTTGATATTTCTTATAAGTGAagctgattttagtttttttccttgtgttgtgtagtttttactatttgaggCAGTTCCAATTTTGGCGAACACTTACGTTGACCAAATTCCTGAGGCGGATGCAAGTTGTCCTAGGATGTGCAGGAGGAAATTTAAGAGGACCGGTCAGAAAGGTTTTCCTCTAAAGAATATTGGTGATACACTTGGTACAACAACGGTTAGTTATCCTAGCAATTGCCATTATTAATCATTTGAATAAATTGGTTTGTAATGTATCTAAAGTAGGTCGTTTACACAGGCAATTGCTAGTGTGATCCCTCATAATGATGAAGAAATTCCTCTTCTCGATTTAATcatggaagaagctgaggaagaggatacCCATGATGTCGTTGTTGCCAATTGGATGTGGCGCCTTCGTAGAGGACTACCTGTACTTTTGGAGGAGATGTACACAGCCGATGTGGCTACTCGTTCAGGACAAAACGATGCGAATGAGGAAATAGTCGCCAATGAACAACCGAGAGAAGATACTATTGAGTTGGTGGATCTTCTAAGGACCATGAAGCAGGATATGAAAACCCAGTTCTCGCCATGCTTGTAACTTCCTCGCCTTCTTCTGATCAGCATAGTATGGGTCGGCCTCAAATTGTTCCATAgtttgagaaggagagaaataGATCTAGGATCTTCGACTTTGAAGATGAGAGAAGGAGGACTCGGTGTACTTTAggtttggaagaagaaaatgaatgaatggCTGAGAATGAGCTGGAGTGaagatagataaaaaataaacttcATGCTGtcgtcaaaaaagaaagaaaaaacaaaattctggGCAGGTGTAAAAGATGTNGTTGAAGATGGCGGTTCTCTACTTTTTAGGAAGCATCATTGCAGGCTATACAAAAGACTCGGGGAGAGATGCAATGGGTATCGATGATTTTGTTGTAAGCGCAGTGAATGATCTaggtttttgtgtgtcttttccTTGGGGGAGATTATCATTCGAGAACATGCTAGAAGAGATTTCCCATACAATGAGTCATTTTAATGGGGTCGTGGTTAAAGAGAATGCGTTATGGCCTGTTCCAGGTTTCTGTATTCCATTGGAGGTTagttagtttaaaatttgaaattttctcATTGTTGATATTTCTAATAAGTGAagctgattttagtttttttccttgtGTTGTGTAGTTCTTACTATTTGAGGCAGTTCCAATTTTGGCGAACACTTACGTTGACCAAATTCCTGAGGCGGATGCAAGTTGTCCTAGGATGTGCAGGAGGAAATTTAAGAGGACCGGTCAGAAAGGTTTTCCTCTAAAGAATATTGGTGATACACTTGGTACAACAACGGTTAGTTATCCTAGCAATTGCCATTATTAATCATTTGAATAAATTGGTTTGTAATGTATCTAAAGTAGGTCGTTTACACAGGCAATTGCTAGTGTGATCCCTCATAATGATGAAGAAATTCCTCTTCTCGATTTAATcatggaagaagctgaggaagaggatacCCATGATGTCGTTGTTGCCAATTGGATGTGGCGCCTTCGTAGAGGACTACCTGTACTTTTGGAGGAGATGTACACAGCCGATGTGGCTACTCGTTCAGGACAAAACGATGCGAATGAGGAAATAGTCGCCAATGAACAACCGAGAGAAGATACTATTGAGTTGGTGGATCTTCTAAAGACCATGAAGCAGGATATGAAAACCCAGTTCGATAACATTTCGGCGAAGATTGATGGGCTTGAAAAAAGGATCGAACCGTTGGAAGTATATGTGAAAGAGCAAGAGAAACCAAAGGTAATACTTCGTAATACTATAGTAATACTTGATAATACTAGAAGGtgttaacaaaatttggtttcatGTCAGGCGCCTGTAGCTGATGAGCAACCGAGTACTTCGCAAGAAGGAGGGAGAGGGACGAAGAGGAAAAGGTCTAAgaagtagtaaaactatgttattttctttgatttgtcatcgtagtactagtaaaactatgtaaaacttCGTTATTTTGTTGGATTTGCGATTGGTACTGGTATTACTAGTTAAACTATGTAAAACTACgttattttcttggatttttcgttcgtatttttggtaaaactacgtaaaactaaacaaaaactagagaattcatataagaaaaatatagaacatgATTCAATTCAAGAAGGAGGCATAATCCTAGAAGTCACATAGAACATCATGATTAAACAAGAGAAGTCACATGAAAGATAAGAAACTGATTCAACAAGAGAATTCaaggaaaagataagaaacagaaTCTGATTCAACAAGTTTTAAACCAACGTAGAATGAGATCGACTCAGATAATATCAATCGAAACACAACCTATCCAGGAGATCGACTCGAGTGGTAAGCAACGCCAACTCCTCCTTTAGTTTGGCAATCTCGTCACTCTTCTCCTTAAGCTCCATCTGCAAATTATAGATCTTAGTATGATGGGGTTCAAattccttcaatctctcccaaTGGTTATCAACATCTTTCCTTAAGgtttgggtttcttcttcaattgcatcAGCCCAATTTTTCCGCCTGTGCAATCCATCATCCTGCAAATTATATCAACGAACAGTTAACAAAATCAGGTATCTCAATTGTATTTGATTCAATTTAATTTACCTTATACTTAACGCAAgtaaaccatctctttttctctgtttctgttggaGAGATCTCATTGACGATTCGTTTGCCACATGGGCAAATTCGAGGCATGCCAAAATCACCATCGGCTATGGCTTCTCGCCATGCTTGTAACTTCCTCGCCTTCTTCTGATCAGCATAGTATGGGTCGGCCTCAAATTGTTCCATAgtttgagaaggagagaaataGATCTAGGATCTTCGACTTTGAAGATGAGAGAAGGAGGACTCGGTGTACTTTAGGTttcgaagaagaaaatgaatgaatggCTGAGAATGGAGAATGAGCTGGAGTGAagataaaataagaaagaaagaaagaaaaacgcAATGCTAtcgtcaaaaaagaaagaaaaaacgcaATTCTGGCCACGTGTAAAAGATGTGTGCGTTCACACTGTGTGTTCACACACAGTTTTACCGAGTAATGCGGTTGCACTAAACTTGCAAATAGTTGTACTTTAGAGGTTTCtcagtttaattagttttactaaACCTTAGcattactttttttagttttacagttgattaaacttaactaacatacaattacaagctttttgcaacttcataagttaaaacttataattctataacttttttCATGCTTACTTGGtaattatttacaaagtgacATTAAAAGTGTAAGGAAACACTTGTTGAGATtcttcaataaataaattaaaattggtatattttcgaaaattattcatttatagtaGAAACCTATGTAGAACATTTATACTATACAATATGTATTATACAATATGTATTGATTTTAGGTAGtaccaattttattatttttaccagTTTTATCTTAGTTCTGCCAGTTCTGCCAGTTCTACTCTCTCATATACAcatattttgaaagaagaaaatattaatagacttcaaattaagtttcaaacCAAGTTTTACATTAAGtatcaaaccaaacacaattgataCATGAAGAGGTGAATCAAACATGAACATTATCTCCAAATAACAACCATTGGAGTCCTTGTCTCCGGCGCCTTTTATTCTGCGTCCTAGGTCGAGTTTTTGGTCGTTTTTCCCCAGCAGAtgcatacctttttgttttctttcttccccctCTTATTTTCCGATTCGGAGGTATGATCTCCATATCTTGGACGTCATCTAGGACATCCCATCGAGACTTATCAGGTACTAAATAAATTGTCCTGCAATATGCAATTGCCCACAGCTCCGTCCAATAATACTTAGAACACAACTCATGTAACTCGAAATCCTTACCTCCATATTTTTGGTATGTAATGAAAGACGCCAATGCATGCACACAAGGATACTTTTGTATATCGAAAAACCTACAACTGCAACTTCTCAATCGCAACTTCACCAAATAAGGCTTTCCGTCACTGTCAATGACATTGTATTCAAGCTCGAAACCATTTAGCTCTATCACCTTTAGTTTCTCAGCAGTTGCCCATAAATCATGTAAGTAGTTCTCCACTAAAGGCACCAATTTATTTGCGACTGATCCAGACACAGCATCTTTTCGATGTTCATTAAACCATTCAGAGaattttttaagtattgcaTCAAGCATGGGTATCAAGGAGTACCTCCTTGCATCTTTGAATACACTGTTCAACGATTCAACACAGTTGCTTGTGTCTaggttgtatctatctcctggaaAAACACATCGTGCCCATCTTTCTTTCTGGGTAGATTCTTCAAGATACTTGGCAGCAGAAGGATATCTTGTCGTAAAAGATGCGTAAGCAATGTTGAACTCAGCCACTGTGTAAAACCTACTACACTCCATGAATCTCCATGCAACAACGTCTTTGTTCACGTTACGAGCATAACCTTTCatattttgggataaatgccatatacaaaaaccatgatgagcCAGAGGATACACATTAGCTATAGCTTTTATGAGACTTGTATTTCTGTCAGTCATAAATACTATTTCAGAAGAATCCCCAACAACGGTtttcaacatctccaaaaaccaattccaacttgcatcattctcaccatcaagaacaccaaacgccaagggataatggtgacggttaggatcttgagccgacgcaaaaacaagaacaccctTATATCCGTTCTTTAGAAAAGTTGCATCCATAGTTATAACTTTCCTCATGACTTTAAATCCTTCAATGCTAGCTCCCAAAGCTATGAACAAgtacatgaatttattattctcattgcAATGCACATATGATCTTGTACCATGATTAACCTTCTCTAACATGTGCAGATAACATCGCAGCATCTTGTAGCTTTCTTCTGGGCTACCTTTCAAATCAGTAACAGCTTGATTTTTCCCTCTCAACGCCGTGGAATATGATATATCAACACCTAATTTTGTCTTGACAAGATCCATGATAATTTTCGGAGGTGGAGTTTCCATTTGCCCTGGATAATCACCATGTAAAAGAGAAGCAACTAATTGTGGAGTGCCTTGCCTCTTACTATTGCTTGAACTTTGACTAGCCCGAGAGCATGTATGCATCTTGTTGTGCCTTCTAATCGAGAAAATATCTGTACCTCGAATCCTACCACCTCGTAAACCCCAGTTACATccttctttaggacatttgaccACATAACGCACCTTGTCCGACTTTactatttcaaaactaaaacagttagcgaatgaagctctatccaccacatcttgcaatgccttcttgtttggaaattcTTGAAGTTTAGTCAGATCCAAACCGTCATCCCATGGTTCAATATACTTACACGGTTCTACAACAGGGCGTGGCTCAGTAtattcatcaccttcatcacGTGATTCAGCTTCACCCTCTTTATTAGAATCACCCTctacagccttttctttgcctacATAGACAACAATGGCGTTAGGTC from Camelina sativa cultivar DH55 chromosome 9, Cs, whole genome shotgun sequence encodes:
- the LOC104710793 gene encoding uncharacterized protein LOC104710793, producing MEQFEADPYYADQKKARKLQAWREAIADGDFGMPRICPCGKRIVNEISPTETEKKRWFTCVKYKDDGLHRRKNWADAIEEETQTLRKDVDNHWERLKEFEPHHTKIYNLQMELKEKSDEIAKLKEELALLTTRVDLLDRLCFD
- the LOC104715138 gene encoding uncharacterized protein LOC104715138 produces the protein MKGYARNVNKDVVAWRFMECSRFYTVAEFNIAYASFTTRYPSAAKYLEESTQKERWARCVFPGDRYNLDTSNCVESLNSVFKDARRYSLIPMLDAILKKFSEWFNEHRKDAVSGSVANKLVPLVENYLHDLWATAEKLKVIELNGFELEYNVIDSDGKPYLVKLRLRSCSCRFFDIQKYPCVHALASFITYQKYGGKDFELHELCSKYYWTELWAIAYCRTIYLVPDKSRWDVLDDVQDMEIIPPNRKIRGGRKKTKRYASAGEKRPKTRPRTQNKRRRRQGLQWLLFGDNVHV